The genome window AACacctgtgctgtggcagctcACTGACTTTGTACCAAATGATGAAAGTTTCTTTCAGCATCAGTTTTTGCCAGTTCTCAATTACAACATTTGATGTTTGCAGAATGGTCAGCAGTGGAACAGCCCCACATACCTGTGGATGTCTTGGGTGCCCAGAAGCTGCTGTACCTGCTCAGTCACGTTCTTATTTATGATGTCACACAGTTTCCCAACAGTATTCACTACCACAGTGGGTGGAGCTGAACTgtctggggaaaaacaaacaactcaTGATTCTTTTGACAGTAATAACAGGGAAGTCTTTTAGACACAGCTGAATTTTTGCAGGTTCAcagattttatttggttttcatAGATCTAGCATATACATTCCATaattcacagaaaacagaaataaacaaatggtcagaaataaacaaatactAGCTAAGAATGGGGATTCTCTCACTAATGCTTTAGTGGCTAAAAAAActttggcagagctgtgtgctcacAGCAGAGAGCTAAAGTGCACCCTTACAATGTCAGTGGAAATCAGCCAACTGAAATTATATATAGAGAGAGGGGGGTTATTAAATTAGGTTCTTGTGACACAACAGCCACACTGTAGGGGCTAGGCCAATTAGGAACCTGCTTAACAGACATGGAAATGTTTGGAGGAGGATGTTTTTTGTTAACACCCAGAACTTGTTTTGGTATTGAATTATAACATGTCTGTAGTGCTGTGACTGAAGGTAGCAGCCGCTTTGTCCTTTCTCCTTCAATTTCAGAAGATCTAGGCTTGGGCAAGGCATCTTCTGAGCTGCAGTTATGATGGGGAGGTGAGGTTTCCTCCTCTGCcatgctggctgcaggcaggaacaATGCTTCCCTCCTTGAATGAGGCTCAGCAGCCcgggggctcagggctggacATCCTAGAGCCCAGCCCAACCTTTtaacccaggagcagcagcagctgctgttctaCAGAAGTTCCCACCAGAAGGGAAATAACCAACTAAACCTCTGAGTACTGACAGTTTTTGACATTCAACAACTTGTTGTGGTTTTTAAGTTTAGCAGCATAAGATGGAACTTTTTGAGGACTGGATCCAATTACAGCTGAATGAATAACTGAGTAGAAATCTACCTCTGAGACAGagttattttcttccttaaatGTGTTATCTTTCAAGTGAAGAATAAACAACAATTATGAAATCagctcaccaaaaaaaaaaaaaactttgtggaaaaaaaattcttttccctTGTTATTCTTGTCTTCTGCCTCCCTGTTATTCCTCAGCAACTGCTAAAGGCTTACAAATACTGGGGATTTGCTATTTGAGCTATAAATTGACAGGAACATGTTTTTGTCTTCCCAGTGAAGGAAACACCTAGTTCATTCATTTCTCAACAGCTCAACATTATTTTCTATGAAGAGGGCAGCTCTTCACCTGTCTCCTTTTTTGGAATGGTGTGAACAAGCAGCAGGTGGTCAGCCTTTACCTAGTTCCAGGAGCTCTTGGAGGTTCCTCATGGCGTTGGTCATTTCCCCCAGCTTTATGTACACCTCGTTCATCCGTGGATAAACACCACTCAGAGAATTCACATCAAACAGCTTCTGGAAGTGGGACACTATGGCAGACAGGGTTTGCAAGGAATGTGTCTGGCTGTTCTGGAGCAAGCAGGAAGAACTCATCAATGGTACTGCTTAACAAGGCAAGAGTACTTTAAGCTGTGAAACATTCTTAAAACCAGTCTGAAGAACAGGTGTAACTTCCCTTACAAAATCTCaatgtttcaaatatttttaaatctgaagACACAGTTCAATAGTTTTCAGGCACAAGCATACATCAAACTCCAAATACTCTTTTGAAAGCTTCCTTCTCTGTTGCTAAGAGAAGCATTTATGTATTCTCAGCCCTGAGAGACAGAACAGGGCAATGCAAATTCACTGCTGGTCAAGTGCCTTTGATTAAAGCAATCTTCCCCAAGGTGAATTTATCCATTATGTTAAAAGAGTCTTTGACTACTGAATGTCTTCAAACAGGTATTTCTTAAATGCTGCAAGGCTTTCAAATGCACCAATCTAATTACTGTGTGAAGAATGCATTTAAGAACTCCACAGTAACTTGTGATTATAAATCTCTGGTAAGAATTACCTTTTCCCTATGTTCCAATTCTTCCAAAATTGCATCTACTATCAACTGGAGGTCTTCAACTCGTATGGATTCTCTGTTATCCTGTGGATCTTTAGTGTTCCAAGGCAGCAATTCCAGAGATAGTTTTCTCAAGGACGTATGCAAATCCTTAAGAAAGGAGGAGAGCCAACTTATTTTGCAAACTACTTAAAGTTGTTTTTAGTATAGAAAcagatgtttttctgtttcttataTGCAGAAAACATTCCAGCACTGGAGAGGttaaggttttaattttaatgaatttaagGATAGTGTCTTGCTGACATTCTTTGATTTGAAAAGAACAGAgtgaaaaatattacattttgcTACGTGTTATAGTTTCAGTGAAATAGGAAGTATTGGTCACAAAGAGTTTGGCCTTAAACAAAACTATTTCATTTGTATTTGGATCAAAAAGTCACTGGTCAgacaaaaggaaggaagggaatgCACCATCATCAATGTGTGAAGTCCAGACTCTAAAGCTTAAGTTTCCTCTCAGGGACTCAgttaatgaaatgaaataaaagatttaCACAGAGAAGTATCTCTGGTATATTTTTCACATGGACAGCAGATTATTTGTAAAATTTAACACCAGGTCAGAAAATAACAAAAGCTacacaaaaacccccccacAACTACACATAGGGAGgcatggaggagaggagagcagatgAAAGGAAACCAAGAAACAGAGCACAGCAATGTGTTGTTACCTTTAGGGCTATGAGCTGATCTGCCCACATTTCTACAGTGAGTGGAAGGTGCTCAAATCCACATCCCTGTCCATTCTCTTTATTGTCCTTTTGCACTGGCCCTTTGCTGGGCCGGAATATTAACGGAGGAGCTCTTGGGCTTTGCAAAATAGAATCAATATGGGACAAAACCTTCAAGAACAAATGACAAATGTTATTGCTCAAATATGTATGATGTTTTGGAATAAAATCCCTCTTTATCACAGTCATGATTGTCTGAAATTAAGTCATAAATAGCTCCAATATTACTATTGACTGATTTTACACATGCATTCAACATGCAATAGACTCAAAGATTTCAACATACACCAGCTAGAAGATATGTAAAAGTAATGTAAGTATATACTTCCCTTTGAGGGATACTTAACATTTATCCACTCGAGGAATTGTAAATTCCACAGTTCACAGTTTGCTAAGTTCTATTATATTTAGgctttttaattagaaaaattataaagGCCACTATCATCCAAGACCTTGAACCCCTGTCCTGAACAGACTTCAGCTAAATCATATTTACCAGCCTAGTGTCTGCTGCCTTGCTGTGATTTCAGGTAGTTTACACTCAGACAGAACAAGAACCAGCCTACACTGACAGCCAAATCAAAAAATGACTCATCTTACACAAAGGATTTGATAGGCATTCTTAGCCTCACACCAGCACACTCCAGTTCACAGCTAAACAGAACATGTAAAACATTTCATTGTAACATGGCTGGAAACCTGCAGAACAGATACAATTTGGGTACCTGCAAGTATTGCTGGcaagctgcctgcagctgatCCACAGTGGCAACTCTCCCAGagtctttgttttcttcttttttttctccagtccTACTCCCTGAAAATCTGCACAAAAATACAACACAGTGGGTCACACAAGCAGCCTTAGCAGGAGATGCTACCTTTAACCTTGGTGGAAGAACCAGGTGTGTAGCACTTCAACACACAAAGTAAATATCCATGTTCTGATGCTGGGCAATAAAACTCCATCAGACCCAAGTAACACAGATTGACAACACAGTACCCAATGCAAATATCAATAATTTATCTCAAGTCTCCAGGCTGAGGCTATGCCACACTGCTTGCTGATTTAGAAGGGACACCACCAGGTTTTCTGTTACCTATGGCTGAAGACCTAAAATCCAGAATTTTACTCTAAAGGCTCAAATTCCAAGCTCAGTTGTTATCTGCTTCTGCTGGAACATCTTTCCTGGCTTATTACACAAAGCTCACTACTGCTTTTCATCTAAATGATACCTACTGCACAAGAGAATAGACCATTTAAATATACACAACatgtctatttatttttaagtgatgTCTTTTTCAGTCTATAAAATATTTAGCATTCAGTATACACAAGGACAAATGACTAAGTGAAATTACAGTCAAAAACACTTCATTAGTACTAGAACTTTTATATCTTCTATGCATTTTCTTagcaatatttcagaaaaacacCAGTCAAGTTCTAAGAATAATCTGGACATAACTTCAGTAGCTGCAACATTTTGCCAACTCACACTTTCCCATTTATAATCCATAATGAAACCAAGAACTTCCTTTACAGCTTATGaaagcagcaaacaccagaGATGGCCCTGTACATATTGCCAGCAAAAGAACTCAAATCAAattcagaaagacaaaatgaagtaaaaaaccTCCATTTGGAGACCCTGCCATCATTTCAGAAATAGAGGGCTGCAGAGGTCCAGCAGCACTTGCTGCTCATAACCAAAGAATGCTGATAAGGCACATGCTATATAAGCTACTCTCTACATCACAGGCTGCAGAGTAACCTTGCCTTCAGAAATCCAGAGGATTCATGAAAGTCCCTGAAAGATTATACTTACTGGGTAGTTTTCTTTAAAGCTTTCTGTAGTTTCTTCACTTGGTGCTTGTAAAATTTTAATTCCTGTGCAGTTGGCCTGCTAGACAGAAAAAGTACCATGTTATATGTCTTGCATTGGAAGGTATCTATAAAATTCATCcaagcaaaaaaggaaaaaagttttgcCAGTGCCAAAAAATCATTCTGGAAATTAAATTCTGCTATATTTCTACATGACAACAGCAATAAAGAGCAAACTAACCATTAGCAGCTGTTATTAACAGTGTAGGGAGAACTGTGTGGCTGTTGCTGTCATATCTCATTTCTTTGATCACAGATTTCACACTTGACTTTTACAATTGCTGGTGCTTGTAAAGCAAAGTCTACAGAACTGGCCTTGCAAAGAATGACACTTATCCTTTCTCACCTTATTTCCAAGTTTTTCTTGAGATTTATATTTTCAAGCAAAAGCTGTTCATTCTTGGCCTTTGTTTCAGTAAGCTGCTTCTGGAAAGACTGCAACAGAGGCTGGGTTATTGCTTTTATTGCCCTCATTTCATAATGAACAAGCTTCAACAATTTAAAGTGTGTGCATGTTAAGAAGGGTTCCCAGTTGCCTggacagcaaagcagcacagatgAGGACTCAGATGATGGAGCCAAGAGCCTGGTGCATCAGACCCCAGGTGCAGCACTGTGACCAAAGGAGGTCTGTGCAATCCCCAGCAGACTCACAACATTCTGCTGAATCTTTGCACAAGGACAGGAACTCTGCCCATAGAGGTTACAAGCTCAGAAGACATGACAAGAACAAGggacagaaaacaaacatgTTTATGTTTCTGTGTGGCTCTTGAAGGGTTACCATTGAGAGATCTGCACTGACTTATTCTTGCCAGTTCCATACCATGAGCAGGGCTTTGTAATTAGGAGTAGCATCTAGATTTAAGAACTCTTCCTTGGTTTTTACTTCTCTCTGCACCTCGTCTTCATCTTTTTTATATTGCCtattgggaaaaataaattggTTCAGCTTAGTGCAGTTCATTTAGCTCAAAAATTTAAGTTGGTTTAGTTAGCAGTTATGTATGATGTTTCCATAACTACCAAGTAAATAGAATAGGTATTCTGCCCTAAGATTCCTGCTCCAATTTCTGGGAAAGCTGTTTCATGTGCTAATAAAATGCACTTATCCACAGGAGAAACTCCAGTACAAGCAAATCCCATTTCAATTTTGTCAACAGTAATCTCAGACTATGGAATGTCTCAGGTATCTGTTGCTTTGTGCCTTGCAGGCACTGGGATAGAGCTGAAAACCTTTAGTTTTGAATGATCAGTCAACTGAGCACAACTAATGCAGTAATTCTGCCTGTGAACCATGGtaaaagagaaaggggaagaaaaagaaagaaagcaagaaaaaaggaCATAGTTCAAGTATCTGAATACCCCAAGCCTCCTAACTGTCCTGGCCTCCTGACTGAGAAGCTGCTTAGCCTGACTGCCAGttattctctggaaaaatctaAATTTCCATGACTATTATAACCCTTTGCTATTTCTTACATGCTAGTGATACCTGGAGCACAGAATATTTACCACTATAAGATTTAAGAACAGTAAGGGCTAAAAAAATTTTTGAACAGTAGAACCACAGGGCATTCAATGAGACCTACCTCAGCTCCTTTTTAATCTGACTAATCTGAGATTCATAATAGTCAATTAGACAAAGGTacctgaagaaaggaaaaattcattttgaatTTCAGATATTCTCACAAAACTCATCCTGTGACCAACCCAGAGAAACAGGTCAGCTCACACAGCTGCACTGCACTTTGGAAGTGGCTGCTCCAAACAGTGGAGTTTCTCTCATACCAGACAACCAGCGTCACACTTTGCCAAAATGGAAAAGTAGACACATTGAAACTGTGCTAgtttagaaacagcaaaatattcaagaggagaaaaaagttaAATCTGCCCACCAGCTCCTCATCTTATGCTTGTGGTTGCCCAGCAAGATTAACAGAGAGGCACAGTCAAAATAAAGTGTCTTGAGCACTCTGAGATGGTCTGGTTTGGAGAGACAGATGAGGGAGGACAGGAAACCAAATTCCATGATCCTTCCTCTGATACAGCGAGGGCTCAAGGAAAAAGCTGAGCACACACAATCTCTCTTAAAAGCTTCCCAGGTAAGCACTGCTGGCCAGGCCTAGAGAGCTGATTTTTATCAGCACAACAAAGCAATGGCTACCTGAGGCCTAGGAACTGGCAAATGCCTGATTGTAGCAGAGCTATGGAAATCCTCCTAGCAAGAGACACAGCCTTGTGACACTTTGGGAACTCACCCAAAAGTACTGGGAAGCTTAGAAGCAAGCCTGCAGTCAGCAGCTGCAAACATCACTTCCCAAAATCGGAAAGGCTCTTTTTAGGGGGACTAAGGATGGTGTTTGCTGgggggtttgtttatttttaacttacatttttaaatgttagaaTCCCAGGATGAGATCATCCCAGCCGACACTGCAGCTACAGGGCAGAGTGAAtcattcccttccctttgctgaCATCTAGTGTGGGCAGTGGGTggcaattttttaatttctgccaTGGATTTATCTGGCTTACagtttcacagaagaaaaatatcactGCACTGAGGTACCTTCACAAGAATTCGTATTTCATCTTGTACTCCTAAAGTCTCCAggttacttttttcccccatataaATAGCAAGAAGCATTACattaaaatctgtttcttcATTTAATGTTGCAGGGATTCAGCAGTAGAAGAGAGTCACTCACCGCTGATCCAGGACAGACTTGGGAGCTCTTTTGCAAAACtgacaaaacattttcttttgagtGTCAGctcgctgctgctcctccctcccaaCTCTGCTCAGCTCCTTCTGCAAGCGGGCAATGATCTCTTGCTGTtcttgcagcttttcctgctgctgttggtaTTTCACCTGTGAACAGGCAAGGGGAGCATTACTGAACTCTTCTTACCCACCAGCTGACTGTGCTGCACAAGCCCAGGTACACACTTGGAACCAAGGAAAATGAGCACTTGGGTTTTAGCTGTGCTGAAGAGACAGTGGAAGAGGGATACAgacatttttctaaattatttctaGAAAATTCTGCATAGTTTGAAAATACTTAGCTATAAACAGTGTACTAACCCTATGACTCAAGATTGATGTTTATGTAGATCAACATAAATATTTTGACACTTTTCACAAGTCAAAAGTTTGAATCCTCAGGCAGCACTATTTGAATTACCCGTGAAGCCTGTTGCTCTTTTTGAAGTTCCTTGACTTGGCTCTGTTGCTGGCATGCTTTAGCTATTGTTTCATCTTCCAGCTGACAAATTTTGGCCTTAATGTTTTTCACCACATTTTCCAAATCATTAGCCCGTTGCTCTTGCCGAGATGCCCGACCTTGTTCCAGTCGTACCAcatctctgaaaaaagaaatgaatcCTTGCTTTTAACTTAAACTCATTTCACTATAGACAGTGCAGGAAGCACACAACTGACATTATGTGCTGACCTTGGATAACATCCTCTGGCAGCATGGGCATGGTATGGGAAATACACTGATatgagaagaagcagcagatgaAACAACAGAAGAGCTTGAAAGGAACTGAGACAACATTGCTGCATACTGAACAATAACCTCAGGAAAATGGTCTTAGGCCTCTGGTGAGATAAGATCTCCACCAGGCCGGAGATGCAATACTCCAATACTGATAATACTTTTACTCTGCAGCTAAATCCCTTCCACTGTCTTACCTAAGACATCGATTTGCCTCCATAAGTCCCTGCATCACCTTCTGCTGTCGCTCAATATCTTCCACCAGCGTTTTTAATGCAAGCCTTATTCCTTGAGAAGACTCATGGTCTAGGACAATCATATCTGAAGACACAAAACATAAGCAAAGTCACAATGAAAGGGTTTGAACAGCCAAAGAAGATCGCCTGTTTGCTGCCACTAGGAAGTGACAGCTTTGGAGATGCCTTATGAACTTACGGTTACTATTTCCGAatacaaaaattacatttcctgACGTACATTACCTGATGTATCTCTGCAGCTTTGGGGGGCAGCAAGACTCACAGGTTTCAACCCATGACGCATTAATATCCTGTTTAGGTTTTCCCACTCTGCCTTCTCCTGTTGCAttgggagaaagggaaaatgaggcAGAAACCTGAGTTCTTCGCATGAGCTGTGCAGCAGAAGCCAAATGCCCCCAAATTAAagcaaaccaaccccaaaccccccaagaGGCCACTACAGGAGGGCTTGTTAGAAACTCCAATAGGATCTGCAAAGCACATTGGGGAAAAGCGTACTTAATACCACACAGCACGCTCAGTTTTCCTGATCCCTACTGAAAGCAGAATACGTGCAATGAGTTAAATTCTCCTCTTTGGGAACCCCAAACCACCGGCCCTCGGCTCCGTCCAACGCACCCGGGGCGCAGCGGCCCCGCCGCGAGCGGAGCCCTcagggaggcggcggcggctctGGCGGTTCACAGACTGCTCCATGGCGTTCTGTCCCGCTCCAACCACCCAGCAGCGACACCCGGGGCCAGCAGACTACCTCGGTCATGGCGAGGGCcgcagggcaggagaggggccGCTCCTCAGGCCACGGAGCCGCTCgggcgggagcggagcggagggcgcggcgggcggggcagCCGCCGGGCGACGCTGCGCGGGCGCCGCCATTTTGCGGCGCGGGAGGCGAGGGGAGGAGACCGGGCGGAGGTAGGAGCGGTGACACGGCGGGGGctgcggcgggcgcggggctaataaaaacaaaaaataaagccaggaagaaatggaaaaagctCGTTGCTGGCGGTAACGGTGGGGGCAGATCTGCTGTCTTCGGAGCTCGTGCGTTTCCCGGTATGCCACCCCGCGATGAGCGCTGCCGGGATTAGATGGATGGTCTGGGAGCCGTAATCCCAGCCTAGTTTTCAGAACGAGTCCTTCCGTGTGAAGGAGCAAACACCGCCTCGGGCTGCTGAGCTGGTCGGTGAATAGCGGCGGTGGTGCAGCggtgctgtgtgtccctgcttCGGAGCTGGGGCCGCAGGCGCCGCGCCCGCTCCCTCACGGAGAGCGCCCGGCTTTCCCTTGGGATGCAGGGGGATCGCTGGCCTCAGCAAACACCCCTGGCTAGAGTCTGCGTTCGGCCTTGGTGCAAAATAAACGTGTATCGCTTCATTACCATGATTTGagggcaaaaaataaaaaaggaatttgtgTGGTCTGGGATGCTTCCTAACCCTTTCAGCATTGATCCTAAGTGATGCCTAAAGCCAACGCCGCAGGATTGCGGCCTGCCCGGGGCATGAGGGCTCCGGGCTGTCCAGGACCCGCTTCGGGCACCTCCCGAGGCCGCCCCTTGTGCCGAGCCGGTCTGTGCCGAGCCTGCTCCCCGGAGCCGAGGAGGGAAATGTTCCCTGCCCGACTCCCACCGTGTGCCCGGGGATGCCGCCTTTGCAAAAACCAGAAACTTCAGGAGCGGCCAAAACGACCCCCTCATTTATTAGCACGTTTATTATTAGCACGTTTGTTTATTGATAGGTACAAATATGACCGATCATGATGAAATTATTGAGTGAAAATAATACACTTAAAAAGCGGTGGTTGTAAAACACCGTCGCAGTCTAAAATACACTTaagtaagaaattatttccttgtgCCTCACATAGATTTTGTGACTGAATTGCCAGGTCAGATTTAATAATGTACTTGTTGAAAGCTGCTAAAGTGGTTTAGAAGAGGGAGGAGGTGGAATCATTGCCTGTGCTATTTCCAGTCCCATGTTCATTATGGTCTGGGACTGAGATGGGCAGCTCTGGACTGGGTTCCTGCTTTGGTCAAACTGTTAATTTCTAAACTCTGGCAGCCCATTTTTCCGTCCAGTAACTGACAAGGTTATAAGGAGATAGTAAAGGTAGGACAAACTTTACTAGCACTTATTTGGTTTtgtaaaatacagtatttttaaaaatacttgccTTTCTGTCTTAGAGAAAGATGGTTGTGTTttaagtgtttttattttattataaatatgaCAGCACTGCATGTTAGTTAATGATGCTAAATGTCCTGGAGAAAATTATGAAACTTTAGACTTCAGTGCTTCTCTCCTACTAttctgcttttctattttttcttgctGCTAATTGGATTAAAAGCTCTTTTGGCTTCTATGGCATCCGGTGAGGAGATTACTGTCTGTGACAATGAAATAAGGTAAAAAATCAGAACTGTGATATGAGCAGATTTGGAAAGATATCCACAGTTCCAGTGGTCACTTATGACTGTgtataaactttaaaaattacttgaatAAAAGGATATCTTACCAGATCCATTcgcctgtgtctgtgtgtgcagagttgCATATCCGAATGATGTTGGTAGTGTTTATGAGATTAGAGACAAATCTGTTAACACAGCAAACAGTCATACTATTTTTTCAAGTCTAAAAATCTGAAACACTTTCTTTGAGaccaataaaaaatatattttaatgccTACCAAGAAATAGCAGAACTGTCTAGGAGTATcttaaaactaaataaaattttgttacCTATTGTCACCTGAATTTGGAGTTTTAGAGGTTAGATGGGTAGCTGTGTCTTTGTACTGTTTGTCAAAATGAGTCTGTTTAGCCGTTTATATTTTGTGATGTCTTGTCATATCTGAATgtctgaaaaacatgaaaatataagCAGTTCTGTAAGCTTATTCTTTCAAGTCTCACTTTGTATTTGCAAAAAGTGCAAATACAAAAGCAGAAGAAGCAGTAAAGCTTTGAACTGCAGACATTGGGACTTGAACTTGCAACAACAATTAATTTGCTTTGTTGGTTTCTCCTTAGGTCTCGGTACAGCCACCTAGAGAAGATGACAGATTTGGTGGCTGTTTGGGAAGTAGCTTTAAGTGATGGTGTTCATAAGATTGAATTTGAACATGGGACCACTTCAGGAAAGCGTGTTGTCTATGTTGATGGAAAGGTGAAATTGCTATGTGCTCAAAATTCACTGTGATACAGATTATATAAATGCACTTCCTTGCAACACACATCACAACAAACAAAAGAGTAATAAATGCAAGTGAGGTACATTCAGTTAATTACCTAGTTTAATAAAATGCatcattctttttttcagttccaATTAAGGTGTGGGTATTCATGAAGTGCTTTGCTGTCCTTGGGC of Zonotrichia leucophrys gambelii isolate GWCS_2022_RI chromosome 7, RI_Zleu_2.0, whole genome shotgun sequence contains these proteins:
- the CEP70 gene encoding centrosomal protein of 70 kDa isoform X4; translated protein: MTEEKAEWENLNRILMRHGLKPVSLAAPQSCRDTSDMIVLDHESSQGIRLALKTLVEDIERQQKVMQGLMEANRCLRDVVRLEQGRASRQEQRANDLENVVKNIKAKICQLEDETIAKACQQQSQVKELQKEQQASRVKYQQQQEKLQEQQEIIARLQKELSRVGREEQQRADTQKKMFCQFCKRAPKSVLDQRYLCLIDYYESQISQIKKELRQYKKDEDEVQREVKTKEEFLNLDATPNYKALLMSFQKQLTETKAKNEQLLLENINLKKNLEISRPTAQELKFYKHQVKKLQKALKKTTQFSGSRTGEKKEENKDSGRVATVDQLQAACQQYLQVLSHIDSILQSPRAPPLIFRPSKGPVQKDNKENGQGCGFEHLPLTVEMWADQLIALKDLHTSLRKLSLELLPWNTKDPQDNRESIRVEDLQLIVDAILEELEHREKNSQTHSLQTLSAIVSHFQKLFDVNSLSGVYPRMNEVYIKLGEMTNAMRNLQELLELDSSAPPTVVVNTVGKLCDIINKNVTEQVQQLLGTQDIHSIINKLEEHECFFPPFQALIQDLLCLLEISNVDDILPAVQNLKWGAGYG
- the CEP70 gene encoding centrosomal protein of 70 kDa isoform X1; its protein translation is MEQSVNRQSRRRLPEGSARGGAAAPREKAEWENLNRILMRHGLKPVSLAAPQSCRDTSDMIVLDHESSQGIRLALKTLVEDIERQQKVMQGLMEANRCLRDVVRLEQGRASRQEQRANDLENVVKNIKAKICQLEDETIAKACQQQSQVKELQKEQQASRVKYQQQQEKLQEQQEIIARLQKELSRVGREEQQRADTQKKMFCQFCKRAPKSVLDQRYLCLIDYYESQISQIKKELRQYKKDEDEVQREVKTKEEFLNLDATPNYKALLMSFQKQLTETKAKNEQLLLENINLKKNLEISRPTAQELKFYKHQVKKLQKALKKTTQFSGSRTGEKKEENKDSGRVATVDQLQAACQQYLQVLSHIDSILQSPRAPPLIFRPSKGPVQKDNKENGQGCGFEHLPLTVEMWADQLIALKDLHTSLRKLSLELLPWNTKDPQDNRESIRVEDLQLIVDAILEELEHREKNSQTHSLQTLSAIVSHFQKLFDVNSLSGVYPRMNEVYIKLGEMTNAMRNLQELLELDSSAPPTVVVNTVGKLCDIINKNVTEQVQQLLGTQDIHSIINKLEEHECFFPPFQALIQDLLCLLEISNVDDILPAVQNLKWGAGYG
- the CEP70 gene encoding centrosomal protein of 70 kDa isoform X3, with protein sequence MEQSVNRQSRRRLPEGSARGGAAAPREKAEWENLNRILMRHGLKPVSLAAPQSCRDTSDMIVLDHESSQGIRLALKTLVEDIERQQKVMQGLMEANRCLRDVVRLEQGRASRQEQRANDLENVVKNIKAKICQLEDETIAKACQQQSQVKELQKEQQASRVKYQQQQEKLQEQQEIIARLQKELSRVGREEQQRADTQKKMFCQFCKRAPKSVLDQRQYKKDEDEVQREVKTKEEFLNLDATPNYKALLMSFQKQLTETKAKNEQLLLENINLKKNLEISRPTAQELKFYKHQVKKLQKALKKTTQFSGSRTGEKKEENKDSGRVATVDQLQAACQQYLQVLSHIDSILQSPRAPPLIFRPSKGPVQKDNKENGQGCGFEHLPLTVEMWADQLIALKDLHTSLRKLSLELLPWNTKDPQDNRESIRVEDLQLIVDAILEELEHREKNSQTHSLQTLSAIVSHFQKLFDVNSLSGVYPRMNEVYIKLGEMTNAMRNLQELLELDSSAPPTVVVNTVGKLCDIINKNVTEQVQQLLGTQDIHSIINKLEEHECFFPPFQALIQDLLCLLEISNVDDILPAVQNLKWGAGYG
- the CEP70 gene encoding centrosomal protein of 70 kDa isoform X5 → MTEEKAEWENLNRILMRHGLKPVSLAAPQSCRDTSDMIVLDHESSQGIRLALKTLVEDIERQQKVMQGLMEANRCLRDVVRLEQGRASRQEQRANDLENVVKNIKAKICQLEDETIAKACQQQSQVKELQKEQQASRVKYQQQQEKLQEQQEIIARLQKELSRVGREEQQRADTQKKMFCQFCKRAPKSVLDQRQYKKDEDEVQREVKTKEEFLNLDATPNYKALLMSFQKQLTETKAKNEQLLLENINLKKNLEISRPTAQELKFYKHQVKKLQKALKKTTQFSGSRTGEKKEENKDSGRVATVDQLQAACQQYLQVLSHIDSILQSPRAPPLIFRPSKGPVQKDNKENGQGCGFEHLPLTVEMWADQLIALKDLHTSLRKLSLELLPWNTKDPQDNRESIRVEDLQLIVDAILEELEHREKNSQTHSLQTLSAIVSHFQKLFDVNSLSGVYPRMNEVYIKLGEMTNAMRNLQELLELDSSAPPTVVVNTVGKLCDIINKNVTEQVQQLLGTQDIHSIINKLEEHECFFPPFQALIQDLLCLLEISNVDDILPAVQNLKWGAGYG
- the CEP70 gene encoding centrosomal protein of 70 kDa isoform X2, with product MEQSVNRQSRRRLPEGSARGGAAAPREKAEWENLNRILMRHGLKPVSLAAPQSCRDTSDMIVLDHESSQGIRLALKTLVEDIERQQKVMQGLMEANRCLRDVVRLEQGRASRQEQRANDLENVVKNIKAKICQLEDETIAKACQQQSQVKELQKEQQASRVKYQQQQEKLQEQQEIIARLQKELSRVGREEQQRADTQKKMFCQFCKRAPKSVLDQRYLCLIDYYESQISQIKKELRQYKKDEDEVQREVKTKEEFLNLDATPNYKALLMSFQKQLTETKAKNEQLLLENINLKKNLEIRPTAQELKFYKHQVKKLQKALKKTTQFSGSRTGEKKEENKDSGRVATVDQLQAACQQYLQVLSHIDSILQSPRAPPLIFRPSKGPVQKDNKENGQGCGFEHLPLTVEMWADQLIALKDLHTSLRKLSLELLPWNTKDPQDNRESIRVEDLQLIVDAILEELEHREKNSQTHSLQTLSAIVSHFQKLFDVNSLSGVYPRMNEVYIKLGEMTNAMRNLQELLELDSSAPPTVVVNTVGKLCDIINKNVTEQVQQLLGTQDIHSIINKLEEHECFFPPFQALIQDLLCLLEISNVDDILPAVQNLKWGAGYG